The following coding sequences lie in one Musa acuminata AAA Group cultivar baxijiao chromosome BXJ3-1, Cavendish_Baxijiao_AAA, whole genome shotgun sequence genomic window:
- the LOC135583471 gene encoding E3 ubiquitin-protein ligase SINAT5-like isoform X3, which yields MLNHYSLSVVVDLLSLILQCQNGHTLCSTCKTRVQNRCPTCRQELGDIRCLALEKVAESLELPCKYYSHGCPEVFPYYSKLKHESQCNYRPYNCPYAGSECSVVGDIPFLVTHLRDDHKVDMHTGCTFNHRYVKSNPREVENATWMLTVFNCFGQSFCLHFEAFQLGMAPVYMAFLRFMGDENDARNFSYSLEVGANGRKLTWEGTPRSIRDSHRKVRDSHDGLIIQRNMALFFSGGERKELKLRVTGRIWKEQQNSDAAVCMPNLCS from the exons ATGTTAAACCACTATAGTCTCTCTGTTGTTGTTGATCTTCTAAG CTTAATTTTGCAGTGCCAAAATGGCCATACACTCTGTTCAACATGTAAAACAAGGGTGCAGAATCGGTGCCCTACTTGTCGACAAGAGCTTGGAGACATCAGGTGTTTAGCACTGGAAAAGGTGGCGGAATCGCTTGAGCTTCCATGCAAATATTACTCACATGGCTGCCCTGAAGTCTTTCCATACTACAGCAAATTGAAACATGAATCTCAGTGCAACTATAGACCATATAATTGCCCATATGCTGGATCTGAATGCTCAGTTGTGGGAGACATTCCTTTCCTGGTCACACATTTAAGAGATGACCACAAAGTAGACATGCACACTGGCTGCACATTCAATCATCGATATGTCAAATCCAATCCCCGTGAGGTTGAAAATGCCACATGGATGCTGACG GTCTTTAACTGTTTTGGGCAGTCCTTCTGCTTGCACTTTGAGGCCTTCCAGCTAGGAATGGCCCCTGTGTACATGGCATTTTTGCGCTTCATGGGTGATGAGAATGACGCAAGGAACTTCAGTTATAGTCTTGAAGTCGGGGCCAATGGACGGAAACTAACATGGGAAGGTACACCTCGGAGCATCCGTGACAGTCACCGTAAAGTTCGCGACAGTCATGATGGGCTCATCATACAGAGGAACATGGCACTCTTCTTTTCGGGCGGCGAGCGGAAAGAGCTCAAACTGAGGGTCACTGGCCGGATTTGGAAGGAGCAACAGAACAGCGATGCTGCAGTTTGCATGCCAAATCTCTGCAGCTGA